Proteins encoded together in one uncultured Desulfosarcina sp. window:
- a CDS encoding beta-ketoacyl-[acyl-carrier-protein] synthase family protein, protein MKPPQNRRVFVVGYDAATCLGNTFAATWQRAVRGEAGFRKITRCETTSRSNVVGEIPDWHPEDLPFIDKRDCRNWNADYVLLTMVLCKQALDHAGLTIDAHTGPRTACLVGSALNGTDAYRIAMGNYLTQGPTKVSPYLLPNLCANLPSGKAGMLLGFTGPIFSPQGACASGNHAIGIGARMIRDGECDFVLAGGVETCLTPEIVQGFANMWATIKVGPNDRAFNDPTQASRPFSVDRRGIVLGEGGGILVLAAEEAVTALNLKPRAEVLGVGWTSDAHHFTLPNQQTIVRAIGQAIEDAQIEPTDIGYVNAHGTSTQKGDAVEIESLREVFGSSLGSIPVSSNKSQIGHTLGAAAAIEAALAIEGMQQGIVLPTANHIPDPAFADVDLVPNAARRHRYTTFLSNAFGFGGTNCCIVFKEI, encoded by the coding sequence ATGAAACCACCCCAAAACCGCCGCGTCTTCGTCGTCGGCTACGACGCCGCCACCTGCCTGGGCAACACCTTTGCGGCCACCTGGCAGCGGGCCGTACGCGGCGAAGCCGGCTTCCGAAAAATCACCCGCTGTGAGACCACTTCACGCAGCAATGTCGTCGGCGAGATTCCCGACTGGCACCCCGAGGACCTGCCCTTCATCGACAAAAGGGACTGCCGCAACTGGAACGCGGACTACGTCCTGTTGACCATGGTGCTGTGCAAACAAGCACTGGACCATGCCGGCCTGACCATCGACGCGCACACCGGGCCGCGGACCGCCTGCCTGGTGGGCTCGGCCCTGAACGGCACCGATGCCTACCGCATTGCCATGGGCAACTACCTGACCCAGGGCCCCACCAAGGTCAGCCCCTACCTGCTGCCCAATCTGTGCGCCAACCTGCCGTCGGGCAAGGCCGGCATGCTGCTGGGGTTTACCGGGCCGATCTTCTCCCCCCAGGGGGCCTGCGCCTCGGGCAACCACGCCATTGGCATCGGCGCCCGCATGATCCGCGACGGCGAATGCGACTTCGTTTTGGCCGGAGGTGTGGAAACCTGTTTGACGCCGGAGATCGTTCAGGGGTTTGCCAACATGTGGGCCACCATCAAAGTCGGCCCCAATGACCGGGCCTTCAACGATCCGACCCAGGCCTCGCGCCCCTTTTCGGTGGACCGGCGGGGCATCGTGCTGGGCGAAGGCGGCGGCATCCTGGTGCTGGCCGCCGAAGAGGCCGTCACAGCCCTGAACCTTAAGCCGCGGGCCGAGGTGCTGGGGGTGGGATGGACCTCCGATGCCCACCACTTCACCCTGCCCAACCAGCAAACCATCGTCCGGGCCATCGGCCAGGCCATCGAGGACGCCCAGATCGAGCCGACGGACATCGGCTACGTGAACGCCCACGGCACTTCCACCCAGAAAGGCGATGCCGTGGAAATCGAAAGCCTGCGGGAGGTCTTCGGGTCGTCTCTGGGCTCCATTCCCGTTTCGTCCAACAAATCGCAGATCGGCCACACCCTGGGGGCGGCGGCGGCCATCGAGGCGGCCCTGGCCATCGAGGGCATGCAGCAGGGGATCGTTCTGCCGACGGCCAACCACATTCCGGATCCCGCTTTTGCCGATGTGGACCTGGTCCCCAATGCCGCCCGGCGCCACCGGTACACGACCTTTTTGTCCAACGCCTTCGGCTTTGGCGGCACCAACTGCTGTATTGTATTCAAGGAAATCTGA
- a CDS encoding thioesterase family protein translates to MKPKPFVPQPLNGQPRYIRDRTGGKVWHRCETRTLYADTDRSQVVYHANYLRYFEFGRASLMRDAAYPYKEVEESGFVYPIIKVDIDYFRPLHYDDAMWVYTRPSALERVRLQFDYVITHQESGDIVCKGFTRHCAVNASGTPVEVDPKTVHLWKMFPTS, encoded by the coding sequence ATGAAGCCCAAACCCTTTGTTCCGCAGCCACTGAACGGGCAGCCCCGATATATTCGCGACCGCACCGGCGGCAAGGTCTGGCACCGCTGCGAAACCCGCACCCTTTATGCAGACACGGACCGCTCCCAGGTCGTCTACCACGCCAACTACCTGCGCTATTTTGAATTCGGCCGGGCCTCGCTGATGCGCGACGCCGCCTATCCGTACAAGGAGGTGGAGGAAAGCGGTTTCGTCTATCCCATCATCAAGGTGGACATCGACTATTTCCGCCCCCTGCACTACGACGACGCCATGTGGGTTTACACCCGGCCATCCGCGCTCGAACGGGTGCGGCTGCAGTTCGACTATGTGATCACCCACCAGGAATCCGGCGATATCGTCTGCAAGGGATTCACCCGCCACTGTGCCGTCAACGCATCGGGGACCCCAGTGGAGGTGGACCCCAAAACCGTCCATCTATGGAAGATGTTCCCGACCTCGTGA
- a CDS encoding 4'-phosphopantetheinyl transferase superfamily protein, giving the protein MKAEAFPISVHPPPFFRDHHVQDRPVLPAVEAMEQLAADTCGRFPETDGRCLSDLRFDRFLHLDEPTPVAATNRVGKNDDGSLRAALTTRIQSKKTGIGRSLEHASLTVGQARSMDKALSLEVAASLAGVCTTVTPERIYADMVPFGPAYRNICSDLLLSADGALARVRSPQPPDPRGNLYLGSPYVLDAAFHAACVWCQRYLDNVAFPVSIDQRTVFRPTRLEAVYTARIVPVQTEKEPFLFDTFIYDDNAGLCESAIGVGMRDVSGGRTRPPHGFFEPAGTDPLRSLADRVAGLVLLERKAVAPFAPAALSEREKRRLEPMTEQRAGAYLSARLALKRLSRMLGGGEDRREARQIETVAEDGRRPMCPQPDGSRTFCSVAHDRRFTLAAAAGKPLGVDVEPLADKPLAATHLYLDAEEKALIKQSSLAPARAALQAWSAKEAAAKALGIDLAQAWERVRVTLLSEKESRLETDAGRWLTAVHATVEGHLFTLLTEGENP; this is encoded by the coding sequence GTGAAAGCCGAAGCCTTTCCCATAAGCGTCCACCCCCCGCCGTTTTTCCGGGACCATCACGTACAGGACCGCCCCGTGCTTCCGGCGGTGGAAGCCATGGAACAGCTCGCTGCGGACACCTGCGGCCGGTTTCCCGAAACGGACGGCCGTTGTTTGTCGGATCTTCGGTTCGACCGGTTCCTGCACCTGGATGAACCGACGCCCGTTGCGGCCACCAACCGGGTGGGAAAAAACGATGACGGGTCCCTTCGCGCGGCATTGACCACCCGCATCCAATCCAAAAAGACGGGCATCGGCCGAAGTCTTGAGCACGCCTCGCTGACCGTCGGTCAGGCGCGATCCATGGATAAGGCCCTGTCTCTGGAAGTTGCCGCATCCCTTGCCGGGGTCTGCACTACCGTGACCCCCGAACGAATCTATGCCGACATGGTTCCGTTCGGGCCGGCCTACCGCAACATCTGCTCCGATCTGCTGCTATCGGCAGACGGCGCCCTGGCCCGGGTACGCTCCCCGCAGCCGCCCGATCCGCGCGGCAATCTGTACCTGGGCAGCCCGTATGTCCTGGACGCAGCCTTCCACGCCGCCTGCGTATGGTGCCAGCGGTATTTGGACAACGTGGCCTTTCCCGTATCCATCGACCAGCGCACGGTCTTTCGCCCGACCCGCCTGGAAGCGGTCTACACGGCCCGTATCGTTCCCGTGCAGACGGAAAAGGAACCTTTCCTTTTCGATACCTTCATCTACGACGACAACGCCGGATTGTGCGAGTCGGCCATTGGCGTAGGCATGCGCGATGTCAGCGGCGGCCGCACCCGGCCGCCCCACGGGTTCTTTGAACCGGCAGGAACGGATCCGCTACGCTCTCTGGCCGACCGTGTGGCAGGCCTGGTGCTGCTGGAACGAAAGGCCGTGGCGCCCTTTGCCCCGGCAGCCCTTTCCGAAAGGGAAAAGCGGCGGCTGGAACCGATGACCGAGCAGCGGGCCGGCGCCTACCTGTCCGCCCGTCTGGCCCTTAAACGGCTCAGCCGCATGCTTGGCGGGGGCGAAGACCGGCGCGAAGCGCGACAAATCGAAACCGTGGCCGAGGACGGCCGGCGCCCCATGTGCCCGCAACCCGACGGCAGCCGGACCTTCTGCTCCGTTGCCCATGACCGGCGCTTCACCCTGGCCGCGGCCGCAGGAAAACCCTTGGGCGTGGATGTGGAGCCCCTTGCGGACAAACCGCTGGCGGCCACACATCTATATTTGGACGCCGAAGAGAAAGCCCTTATCAAGCAATCCTCCCTGGCTCCGGCACGGGCCGCCCTGCAGGCCTGGAGCGCCAAGGAAGCAGCGGCCAAAGCCCTGGGAATCGATCTGGCCCAAGCCTGGGAGCGGGTACGTGTAACACTGCTATCCGAAAAAGAGAGTCGGCTGGAAACCGATGCCGGGCGTTGGTTGACGGCGGTCCATGCCACCGTGGAAGGCCACCTGTTCACCCTGTTGACCGAAGGCGAGAACCCATGA
- a CDS encoding radical SAM protein — MDSTPNWKFSDLIADAEVKARWEKVRQYFFLRESTYDMTRRCNIRCNGCYYYEGDKQHTRDNTRVDDWRKLMQAEKARGITFVVLAGAEPSLVPELCQACFDEIQLGCIATNGLERIPDSVGYRLHISVWGDDETSRKTRHAERMLVRQLENYAGDPRAVFVYTFTRHNIDQAETVVRTLADHGARVTFNMFSAPVGYQGDLRHTPISLAETRRTMVDLLQRYPQTVLFSRYSAMAHTHEKGLHDLFRCSYPRQNPSTDVGLGRSFRQYRTDLTWDRAAACCVPDTDCADCRHYAAASAVVTARLFRHAVDPDTFGSWLDFVDTYLAVWVQGYEKGKNLCDRWVSPPGEELAAN; from the coding sequence ATGGATTCAACACCTAACTGGAAATTTTCAGATCTGATCGCCGACGCCGAGGTCAAGGCGCGCTGGGAAAAGGTGCGCCAATACTTTTTCCTGCGGGAGTCCACCTACGACATGACCCGGCGCTGCAACATCCGCTGCAACGGCTGCTACTATTACGAGGGGGACAAGCAGCACACCCGGGACAATACCCGTGTAGACGACTGGCGAAAGCTCATGCAGGCCGAAAAGGCGCGGGGCATTACCTTCGTGGTGCTGGCCGGCGCCGAGCCCTCCCTGGTGCCGGAGCTGTGCCAGGCGTGCTTCGATGAGATCCAGCTGGGCTGCATCGCCACCAACGGGCTGGAGCGCATCCCGGATTCCGTGGGGTATCGCCTGCACATCTCCGTATGGGGCGACGACGAAACCAGCCGCAAAACCCGCCATGCCGAACGGATGCTGGTCCGCCAGCTGGAAAACTACGCCGGCGATCCCCGGGCGGTCTTCGTCTACACCTTCACGCGGCACAACATCGACCAGGCCGAAACGGTGGTCCGGACGCTGGCCGACCACGGCGCCCGGGTGACCTTCAACATGTTCAGCGCGCCGGTGGGGTACCAGGGCGATCTGCGCCACACGCCGATCAGCCTGGCCGAGACCCGTCGGACCATGGTCGATCTGCTGCAGCGCTATCCGCAGACCGTCTTGTTCTCCCGGTACAGCGCCATGGCCCACACCCACGAAAAAGGGCTGCACGACCTTTTCCGCTGCTCCTATCCCCGGCAGAATCCCAGCACCGACGTCGGCCTGGGCCGCTCCTTTCGTCAGTACCGCACGGATTTGACCTGGGACCGGGCCGCCGCCTGCTGCGTACCGGATACGGACTGCGCAGACTGCCGGCATTACGCCGCAGCCAGTGCCGTGGTCACCGCCCGCCTGTTCCGCCATGCGGTGGATCCCGATACCTTTGGCTCCTGGCTGGATTTTGTGGACACCTATCTGGCGGTCTGGGTCCAAGGCTACGAAAAGGGCAAAAATCTGTGCGACCGGTGGGTATCGCCGCCGGGAGAGGAACTGGCCGCCAATTAG
- a CDS encoding radical SAM protein, with amino-acid sequence MKTVSSLLDDHWYARYKKISKLNIRSSIYDVTNRCNLRCKGCFFFSSGEHKAAEEEMDIVRWEAFVDKEMERGVNLAILIGGEPTLCLDRVEAFYKRLPTFCATNGIIKVPRDRFPDMMVGISLWGDEADEKLLRGKDAFSISSRNYEGDPYTYYLYTITPKQLGKTERIIRKIRDAGLKVHMQLLSNDEGVDGFSWQPAELEQIRQEMDEVLDQYPETVVSSKYYHEIITTGKMMGRPFGWMECPSVTEPLDKRNPAPRRLTRFIRWASDLKTMHRCCTSETRDCSTCKDGAAHMSWVMVNKRAHMKSSRDLQNWIEIYEMFAKLYQFIPW; translated from the coding sequence ATGAAAACCGTCAGCTCTCTGCTGGACGACCACTGGTACGCCCGCTATAAAAAAATCTCAAAGCTCAATATCCGCAGCTCCATCTACGACGTGACCAATCGCTGCAACCTGCGCTGCAAGGGCTGTTTCTTCTTCTCTTCCGGCGAACACAAGGCTGCCGAAGAGGAAATGGACATCGTCCGCTGGGAAGCGTTTGTCGACAAGGAAATGGAGCGCGGGGTGAATCTGGCCATTCTCATCGGCGGCGAACCGACGCTGTGCCTCGACCGGGTGGAAGCCTTTTACAAGCGCCTGCCGACCTTTTGCGCAACCAACGGCATCATCAAGGTACCCCGGGACCGCTTTCCCGACATGATGGTGGGCATCAGCCTCTGGGGCGACGAAGCGGACGAAAAGCTCCTGCGGGGCAAGGATGCCTTCTCCATCTCATCCAGGAATTATGAAGGCGACCCGTACACCTACTACCTGTACACCATCACCCCCAAGCAGCTGGGCAAGACCGAACGGATCATCCGTAAAATAAGAGATGCGGGCCTCAAGGTGCACATGCAGCTGCTGTCCAACGACGAGGGCGTGGACGGGTTCAGTTGGCAACCCGCCGAGTTGGAACAGATCCGCCAGGAGATGGACGAGGTCCTGGACCAATATCCGGAAACGGTGGTTTCGTCCAAATACTACCACGAAATCATCACCACCGGTAAAATGATGGGCCGGCCCTTCGGCTGGATGGAGTGTCCTTCGGTGACCGAACCGCTGGACAAACGCAATCCCGCCCCGCGCCGGCTGACCCGTTTCATCCGCTGGGCGTCGGACCTGAAAACCATGCATCGCTGCTGCACCTCGGAAACCCGTGACTGCAGCACCTGCAAGGACGGAGCGGCCCACATGAGCTGGGTGATGGTCAACAAACGCGCCCACATGAAAAGCAGCCGGGACCTTCAGAACTGGATCGAGATTTACGAGATGTTTGCCAAGCTGTATCAGTTCATTCCCTGGTAA
- a CDS encoding beta-ketoacyl-[acyl-carrier-protein] synthase family protein, producing the protein MPDDPIVILSYDAVSPLGIDLEEQWQNALAGASGIGPLTRFDLTDDFPVRIAGQAPSIDALPYDFLKPREKARWPSPIFRYALLTVTRALQKSGLEITPDIAPRVAVTFSSAIGGLDAVLAADRNLMGRGKLPPPFVNPNACINMIGGRVSMHTGATGPITATITACATGVTSMIVGAMLINDNRADAAICGAVDFPLTEPIVAGFATMGGAFVPKEGEAEQPPQEASRPFSLNRRGFVVSEGSGCIVIARKSFARAHGLAIAVEIAGWAMTSDAFHHVAPNLETVRRCISESIAHAGISPDRIDAVNAHAASTRVGDQVEAQALKEVFGQRMPPVSANKSMLGHAMGAASAIESILAVRGMQAGMLPPTINYNPDPDLDLEGVTATKQTVDQEYVLKNAFGFGGCNACVVFRSNP; encoded by the coding sequence ATGCCTGACGACCCCATCGTCATTCTCAGCTATGACGCGGTCTCCCCTCTGGGGATCGATCTCGAAGAGCAATGGCAAAACGCCCTGGCCGGGGCCAGCGGTATCGGGCCGTTGACCCGCTTCGACCTGACCGATGACTTTCCCGTGCGAATTGCCGGCCAGGCACCGTCCATCGACGCTCTGCCCTACGATTTTCTGAAACCCCGCGAAAAGGCCCGCTGGCCTTCCCCCATTTTCCGGTACGCCCTGCTCACCGTCACCCGGGCCTTGCAGAAAAGTGGCCTTGAAATTACACCGGATATCGCCCCGCGGGTGGCCGTGACCTTCAGCAGCGCCATCGGCGGCCTGGACGCCGTGCTGGCGGCGGATCGCAACCTGATGGGCCGCGGTAAGCTCCCACCGCCGTTCGTCAATCCCAATGCCTGCATCAACATGATCGGCGGCAGGGTCTCCATGCACACCGGAGCCACGGGTCCCATTACGGCCACGATCACCGCCTGTGCCACCGGCGTGACCTCCATGATCGTGGGCGCCATGCTGATCAACGACAACCGCGCGGATGCGGCCATCTGCGGGGCCGTGGATTTCCCGCTGACCGAGCCCATCGTGGCCGGTTTCGCCACCATGGGCGGGGCTTTTGTGCCCAAGGAAGGCGAAGCCGAGCAGCCGCCCCAAGAAGCCAGCCGGCCCTTTTCTCTCAACCGTCGGGGATTCGTGGTCTCCGAAGGTTCCGGCTGCATCGTCATCGCCAGAAAATCCTTTGCCCGGGCCCACGGCCTGGCCATTGCGGTCGAAATCGCCGGCTGGGCCATGACCTCGGACGCCTTTCACCATGTGGCGCCCAACCTGGAAACGGTTCGCCGCTGCATTTCCGAAAGCATCGCCCACGCCGGTATTTCCCCGGACCGGATCGACGCCGTCAATGCCCACGCCGCTTCCACCCGGGTGGGCGACCAGGTGGAGGCTCAGGCCCTGAAAGAGGTTTTCGGGCAGCGGATGCCGCCGGTCTCGGCCAACAAGTCCATGCTCGGGCACGCCATGGGCGCCGCCAGCGCCATCGAATCGATCCTGGCGGTCAGGGGTATGCAGGCCGGCATGTTGCCCCCGACAATAAACTACAACCCCGATCCGGATTTAGATCTGGAGGGTGTTACCGCCACGAAGCAGACGGTCGATCAGGAATATGTGTTGAAAAATGCGTTCGGATTTGGCGGGTGTAATGCGTGTGTGGTATTTAGGAGCAACCCATGA
- a CDS encoding glycosyltransferase, which translates to MENFEAKTVNNQLNRSLAAVWDFIDRTYCISLAERTDRQASAKAQFESVGLGDKMVFHLAQRHPADCEQGIFQSHQACLKMGLDAGARHILVFEDDVVFGTVDAHRLRQGIAFFKDRSDCQILFLGCLAGRSRGTDTPGVHRVRYRCLAHAYLVKASLARRLADEPWRGTPWDILLKKNAQNAFALYPSIAFQSNSPSDNRRHRTLETVRRIFGGLRVIQMVNERYHRFRYAIIAAHLLLAGAVILWLLR; encoded by the coding sequence ATGGAAAACTTCGAGGCTAAAACCGTCAATAATCAATTGAACAGATCGCTTGCCGCCGTCTGGGATTTCATCGACCGCACCTACTGCATCTCCCTGGCCGAGCGCACTGATCGTCAGGCCAGCGCGAAAGCACAGTTCGAGAGTGTGGGTTTGGGAGACAAGATGGTTTTCCATCTGGCCCAACGCCATCCCGCGGATTGCGAGCAGGGTATTTTTCAGTCCCACCAGGCTTGCCTGAAAATGGGTCTGGATGCCGGGGCCCGGCATATCCTCGTTTTCGAGGACGACGTGGTTTTCGGAACCGTCGATGCTCATCGGCTCAGGCAAGGCATCGCTTTTTTTAAGGATCGAAGCGACTGCCAAATCCTGTTCCTGGGCTGTCTGGCCGGCCGCAGCCGAGGCACCGACACCCCGGGCGTCCATCGCGTTCGATACCGTTGTCTGGCCCACGCCTACCTGGTCAAAGCATCTTTGGCCCGCCGCTTGGCCGATGAACCCTGGCGAGGAACGCCCTGGGACATCCTGTTGAAAAAAAATGCCCAAAACGCTTTTGCGCTCTATCCGTCTATCGCCTTTCAGAGCAATTCACCTTCGGATAATCGCCGCCATCGAACCCTGGAAACGGTGCGGCGCATCTTCGGCGGACTGAGGGTCATCCAGATGGTCAATGAGCGCTACCACCGGTTTCGATATGCGATCATTGCCGCCCACCTGCTGCTGGCCGGTGCGGTGATTCTGTGGCTGCTGCGATGA
- a CDS encoding glycerol-3-phosphate acyltransferase, which yields MSAAALFGLLLLGAYVAGSVNFSILAFRLTGRQDPRQAGSGNPGATNVYRQAGPGWALAVLLLDMGRAVGVALAAGALLPLGQTIWVGLALILGNRFPCFHGFAGGKGVANYLGFTLALAPVWAGIGVLAWGAAYLIWRTPFLSSFALVFCLSGGTALAARGNGWGVAGALLTTAFIVACHHRNIRQRWGRKG from the coding sequence ATGAGCGCTGCGGCCCTTTTCGGACTCCTGCTGCTGGGCGCCTACGTGGCCGGATCGGTCAATTTTTCCATCCTGGCTTTCCGCCTGACCGGCCGCCAGGATCCCCGGCAGGCCGGCAGCGGCAATCCCGGTGCGACCAATGTCTACCGTCAGGCCGGCCCGGGTTGGGCCTTGGCGGTTCTGCTTCTGGATATGGGCAGGGCCGTGGGCGTGGCCCTGGCGGCCGGTGCGCTGCTGCCCCTGGGGCAGACGATCTGGGTGGGGCTGGCGCTGATTCTGGGCAATCGCTTCCCCTGTTTTCATGGCTTTGCCGGCGGCAAGGGGGTGGCCAACTACCTGGGTTTCACCCTGGCCCTGGCGCCGGTCTGGGCCGGCATCGGCGTTCTGGCCTGGGGGGCGGCGTACCTGATCTGGCGGACGCCCTTTCTGTCCTCCTTTGCCCTCGTATTCTGCCTATCGGGTGGAACGGCGCTGGCCGCGAGGGGAAACGGGTGGGGCGTCGCCGGAGCCCTGCTGACAACCGCTTTCATCGTGGCCTGCCACCACCGCAACATCCGGCAGCGCTGGGGCCGGAAGGGGTAG